Sequence from the Plasmodium yoelii strain 17X genome assembly, chromosome: 10 genome:
taaatttattaatggaACATAATTATGTATTAGTAAACTTTATATCATCAACGccttcaaaaaaaatattgtttttttttattcaattttttattttcattttaaaattatatatatatatataagtaaaACTACAAGGGgctattttttctatttttgttttactatttttcatggtgaaataaatatgataggttaaaaaaaaaatacacatgAAAATTTATAAGCCCGAATgaagaatatttattttattataaaccTACGAcattttacataaaaaaaatattatatgtatgatAACCATCTCCAAATTTaggtttttatttaataatgttTTACCTACTTTtccttttaaaaaaaaatatttgtaaataaataatatatataagcatAATACCGTTTATGTATCAACATATAGTGTTAATGCCTATAATATTGGatgatttattaaaaaatattgaaaaaagtaaaaagaaaaattaaaaacaataaaataaaatatataatattattaataaaggTTGTAGAAACTaatcaaaaattatttaactaTCACAAAAGTCAAATTAATTAATCAGATAACGAAATCATGGATGGTGATAATgtaagaaagaaaaaaaaaaaaaaaaataaaataaataagaagaaaaaaaaaataaataagataacataaatatatgggTCCAAAAAAGACTACCCATGCATGTATGATAATGTGGAAATGCATATTTATGGTGGCATTTTCGAATATCGTTTTAAatgcatttattttatttttccatctTAGCAGAAAGAAGTATCAGGAAGAgatatatatcaaataataaaaaatgctagagacaaaataaaaattgattACAAATTTTGGTATACTCAACCTGTCCCcaaaataaatgaagaatTTAGTGAATcggtaaaaaataatatttatacacTTTGATATTTATGcaataatatgtattattatacatgcacatatatatattgctatccatttttaaatatataaaattaatattttcttttatttcagATTAATGAACCATTTATAGCAGATAACAAGGTGGAAAATGTTCGGAAggtaattaatatattcatataaaatgtatatatctTTTTCCTATAATTTAGGATATGTTTGACATGttcttataaaatttatactCTTATTATTATCCTTtaaatcataaatatatatatatatattgatttaattatatttatgtgcTGGTTCTTTGATATTAGGATGAGTACAAACTACCCGAAGGGTATGTTTGGTATGTATGTGATGTGAATGATGAAAACGATCGAAAAGAGGTATACAACTTATTAACAGATAATTATGTTgaagatgatgataatatatttcgaTTTAACTATTCTTCggaatttttattatggGCATTAAGTTCtccaaattatttaaaagaatGGCATATAGGAGTAAAACGTGTCGATACAAATAAATTGGTCGGTTTTATAAGTGCATTTCCAActgatatatgtataaataaaaaagttgtAAAAATGGTAGAAGTAAATTTTCTATGTGTTCATAAAAGTTTAAGATCTAAACGATTAGCACCAGTTCTTATCAAAGAAGTTACTAGAAGaatcaatttaaaaaatatatggcaAGCTGTTTATACTGCTGGGGTTTATTTGCCTAAACCTATAAGTGATGCACGATATTATCACAGAActataaatgtaaaaaaattaatagatgttggtttttcatcattaaaTAGTAGACTAACTATGAGTCGAgctattaaattatataaaattgatgatgaactaaatttaaaaaatttaagattaatgaaaaaaaaagatgttGATCAAGttcataaattattaaataattatttatccaaatttaatatatatgttaaatttaCTAAAGAAGAAATAGCCCATTGGTTTATGCCTATtcaaaatgttatatatacatatgttaaTGAAGTAGATGGAGAAATTAAAGATATGATTTCTTTTTATTCATTACCATCAAAAATATTAGCTAacgaaaaatatgatatgatATATGCTGcttattcattttataatGTAGCTACTACAACATccttaaaaaatttaatgcaAGATGCTATTTGTTTAGctaaaagaaataatttcGATGTATTTAATGCTCTTGAAGTTATGGATAATAAATCGGTTTTTGCAGACTTAAAATTTGGAGAAGGTGATGGtacattaaaatattatttatataattggaAGTGTGCTTCTTTTGACACATCAATGGTTGGAATAGTTcttttgtaaaatatttagGAATACGAATCAGACAGACGATGTGTTGATAGACTCGAATATAGCGTTAGCataaaagaaagaaaaaaaaaacaattaaagagggataatttaaaatagaaTATGCTAACATAACTTATTTCTTAaagtattttttaaaaaaaatggaaaaaaaatggaaaaaaaatggaaaaaaaatggaaaaaaaattatttccttATCCGAGATATGCGTATAATAACGCAGagaatattttgaaaaaatacaagatcattttttcatttttcgtcaatacatatatatgcacaatATGGCGAAATTCGCAatgtttattaaaattttataaaatatggaaTGATcctatttttgatttttatgTTGATAAAgttgtatatacataaagCATATACATACGCGTATACACGCGTTATATTGATAcacttaaaaataataaaaaaaaaaaaaaaaaaaactggaaattttttatatatgcataaattaaattaactttttttttgttcattgTAATTTTTATAGAATTTTATAAGTTTACTACTAGTTTGAggttttattgtttttaacaCATCAATAAAATGCTTTTTACTTAATCCAACAAAAGAATTGGTTGATAAAACATTTTGATCaattttatttccttttttttctgtattgtatatttttaatgtttctCGAAGTGCACATATGGAAGCTTCCCTGCAAATGTTCACAATTTCAGCTCCACTATACTTCTTCGTTTTTTTAGCTAAAAAATAGCATAATTCTAAGAGTTGTGAATtgtcattaattttttctctttttttagtGGTGAAACGTTTAGGTTTCTTCTGATTATTATCatttgaattatatttttcattttctttttctatactatttattttattagtaaatttgttattttctATCACTTTGCTTATTTCACTTTTTATTggattcatatttttagtaTTAAATGAATCAATATTTCCTTCAAAATAatgtttttcattttgacTCTGTAGATTTTCACTTTCTTCTACCTGAGTCTGTTCAATAGAGTTGTCCATTTTCAAAGACTCGCCATTATTATCTACATcactaattttatataatttaagaGTTTTCTTTAATATCGAAAATCTTGATTTATAATTTGGAAGT
This genomic interval carries:
- a CDS encoding glycylpeptide N-tetradecanoyltransferase, putative; protein product: MDGDNQKEVSGRDIYQIIKNARDKIKIDYKFWYTQPVPKINEEFSESINEPFIADNKVENVRKDEYKLPEGYVWYVCDVNDENDRKEVYNLLTDNYVEDDDNIFRFNYSSEFLLWALSSPNYLKEWHIGVKRVDTNKLVGFISAFPTDICINKKVVKMVEVNFLCVHKSLRSKRLAPVLIKEVTRRINLKNIWQAVYTAGVYLPKPISDARYYHRTINVKKLIDVGFSSLNSRLTMSRAIKLYKIDDELNLKNLRLMKKKDVDQVHKLLNNYLSKFNIYVKFTKEEIAHWFMPIQNVIYTYVNEVDGEIKDMISFYSLPSKILANEKYDMIYAAYSFYNVATTTSLKNLMQDAICLAKRNNFDVFNALEVMDNKSVFADLKFGEGDGTLKYYLYNWKCASFDTSMVGIVLL